Proteins encoded by one window of Arachis hypogaea cultivar Tifrunner chromosome 1, arahy.Tifrunner.gnm2.J5K5, whole genome shotgun sequence:
- the LOC112791577 gene encoding probable amino acid permease 7 yields MELKDSFQVSRIGDAYDDDGHPKRTGTVKSAVAHIVTAVIGSGVLSLAWSTAQLGWIGGPVALLCLAIVTYISSFLLSDCYRTPDPVTGKRNYSYMDAVTNNLGKKRTVVAGFLQFVILYGTCVAYVITTATSMRAILKSNCYHKEGHDAPCNYGDNLYMVIFGAIQIVMSFIPDLHNLAWVSIVAAAMSFTYSFIGLGLGIATVIENGSIMGRVTGISTRTAADKIWLVFQALGDIAFAYPYSVLLLEIEDTLKSSPPENQSMKRASMIAIFITTFFYLCCGCFGYAAFGDSTPGNLLTGFGFYEPFWLVDIANVCIIVHLVGGYQIYSQPIYGAVERWCSRKYPNSGFVAKFHKVKLPLLPRFEINLFRFFFRTIFVITTTVLAILFPYFNEVLGVLGAVNFWPLAIYFPVEMYFKQNKIEAWSNKWIVLNLFSFACFLVTAVGLVGSIQGIVQAKLSSS; encoded by the exons ATGGAACTAAAAGACTCTTTCCAAGTATCAAGAATCGGTGATGCCTACGACGACGATGGCCATCCCAAGAGAACCGGAACCGTGAAGAGCGCGGTGGCTCATATTGTTACGGCGGTGATTGGATCCGGCGTTCTGTCTCTTGCTTGGAGCACTGCACAGTTAGGATGGATCGGAGGGCCGGTTGCGTTGCTCTGCCTCGCAATCGTCACATATATTTCGTCGTTTCTTTTATCCGATTGTTACAGGACACCGGACCCTGTAACTGGGAAAAGAAACTACTCTTACATGGATGCTGTTACTAACAATCTTG GTAAAAAAAGGACAGTGGTGGCTGGTTTCCTTCAATTTGTGATCTTGTATGGAACTTGTGTCGCATATGTTATTACCACAGCAACTAGTATGAG GGCGATTCTGAAATCAAATTGTTACCACAAGGAAGGGCATGATGCTCCATGCAACTATGGAGATAATTTGTATATGGTGATATTTGGAGCAATTCAGATAGTAATGTCATTCATACCAGATCTTCACAACTTAGCATGGGTTTCAATTGTTGCAGCAGCTATGTCCTTCACATATTCATTCATAGGACTTGGACTTGGCATAGCAACAGTCATAG AAAATGGAAGCATTATGGGTAGGGTAACAGGAATATCAACTAGAACTGCTGCAGACAAAATATGGTTGGTGTTTCAAGCACTTGGCGACATTGCATTCGCTTATCCCTACTCTGTTCTCCTCCTTGAGATTGAG GACACATTAAAGTCTTCTCCACCGGAAAACCAAAGCATGAAGAGGGCATCCATGATTGCAATCTTCATCACAACATTCTTCTATCTCTGTTGTGGATGCTTTGGATACGCTGCGTTCGGAGATTCTACGCCGGGAAACCTGCTCACTGGGTTTGGATTCTATGAGCCTTTCTGGCTTGTTGACATTGCTAATGTTTgcatcattgttcatttggttgGAGGGTATCAG ATTTACAGTCAACCAATATATGGTGCAGTTGAGAGATGGTGCTCAAGAAAATACCCCAACAGTGGTTTTGTGGCAAAATTCCACAAAGTGAAACTACCCCTATTGCCCCGTTTTGAGATCAACCTCTTCAGGTTCTTTTTCAGAACAATCTTTGTGATCACAACAACTGTACTTGCAATCCTTTTCCCTTACTTCAACGAAGTTCTTGGAGTGTTAGGAGCAGTAAACTTTTGGCCATTGGCCATTTACTTCCCAGTGGAGATGTACTTCAAGCAGAACAAAATTGAAGCATGGAGTAATAAATGGATTGTTCTAAACTTATTCAGCTTTGCTTGCTTTCTTGTCACTGCTGTGGGACTTGTGGGGTCCATTCAAGGAATTGTACAAGCCAAGCTTAGTTCAAGTTAA